ATTCAAATCTTTGTACAATGTCATTGTCATAGATGAGAAATGGTTTTATAGGACAAAGAAAAACCAAATTTATTACTTGGCGCCGGGCGAAGAGATCCCTCGTAGAGCTGTGAAGAGCAAAAATTTCATTGAAAAGGTGATGTTTCTTGCTGTGACAGCCCGCCCAAGGTTTGAGAATGGTGTATGCACATTTGATGGTAAAATAGGAATTTTTCCCTTCACTAAATTGGAGCCGGCCAAGAGAAAAAGTCCCAATAGGCCGAGAGGTACgaattttaattttgtttaaatAGGAGCACTAAGTATAGCAACTCTACTTATCTTGGTTACTCTACTTGCATGCATGGTTGATTACAGGAACCATGGAGCTAAAGGCCATGACATCGGTCAACAGAGAAACTATCCGTACGTTTCTAGTCGACAAGGTCTTGCCTGCCGTCAAAGAAAAATGGCCTGCTGAAGAACGAGGACGCCCAATATTCATTCAACAAGACAACGCGAAGACTCACATTGCAGTTGATGACCCGGATTTTTGCCGTGTTGCAAAAGAAGATGGGTGGGATATAAGGTTGATGTGTCAGCCACCCAATTCTCCTGATCTTAATGTTTTGGATCTAGGCTtttttgcagccttgcaggcatTGTTTGAAAAGTCATCTCCGTCAACCATCCAAGAAATTGAGGCTAATGTGGTTAAAGCCTATCTAGAATACCCGGTGGACAGGGCAAATCGTGTGTTCCTTACACTACAAGCATGCATGAGGGAGATTATGCTTGCAAAAGGAGGACAGCATTACAAAATTCCGCATATGAATAAGGGAACATTGGAGAGAACTGGTCAACTTCCAATAAGGCTGCAAGTAGAGAAGGAAATTTATGTAGATGCAGTGCGTTTCATCACTGCATAGCTTACAACATGTCTCTTTTTTGTTTGATCTTCAGCAAACTAGACTGCATGTAATCGATTACATCATGAAAATATTTAGATCATTCATGCAATTCaggaaaactaggaaaaatgaTTTTGTACATCATAGGACGGACGATTGCAAGGGCCTTCTCAtttgcttccctttctttttctctttcggCAGCAACAGCTGCAGCAATGCTAGCTTCTTCCTCGACGTCCTCAAATGAGTCTGGAACATAGGTGTCGCCGGCTAGTGAGTCAGGGACATACCGAATGCTGTCAAAGTCGATCTCGGCGCCATGATCGACATCGGCCTTGGTCGCGAGCGGATGACCTCCAGATTCACCGTTGGCTTGCTGCTGCATGGAGACGGCATCTTCATAGCTTTTCTTCGCCAGCTGCCGCGCGCGGATGGCACGGACACGAAAGGCTCGAGCGCGGCGGAGCTCTAGTTGCGCTTGCTGCTGCATGCATCAGGCGCGCATGCAATGGGCACTCACGACCTGCCGCTTCGCCATCGTCGGTCAAATGCAAGTGAAGTGGTAAGAGATGAGAAGCCAGCGAGAGATGCATGCAAGGACTACTATTCTGGGTAGATATATGGACTCAGTTAACGCCGTAACGTCTAGATTCAACGGGAGGGGAGTGGTACGAGGAGTCCAGCGCTCCAGCAATTAATCCAGCCGCCGATCCAGCGCATGCGCAGCTCCTTGCGCCTAGTATCCGTGGACAAATAGAAAAAGTAGTTGCGCCTAGTATccgtggacggagggagtaaaatcTAGCCTTTGCTTCATGAAACAAcaacatctttctttttctcaccctctctctcccacatcagcaaaaattcTGCGTAACATTGTTTGAGACGACTTACGAGAGTGAGGTGCAGCGATGTATTTGCTCTGAGTAGTTTTGCTGTTCTCCAAACTGGAGTACATGCTTTTTCGAGCGCCTTTTTCCCTTCTTCACGCAGCTTGTATTGGTCAGTTGAGTTCTATGGCTAATTGCCGTTCCCACTTTTGGAGCAGTCAAAGAGTGCATCGCAGCCAAACCAACCCATCGCTGCAGCAACACCGTTAGATACTAACCAGCTACCCACCCACCCGCCCGCTGACACGTCGGCCCCGTCTCTATATGGGACCCACATGCCAGTCTCCCATCCCGCTCAGCCCACCAGGACCACATCTTCCCAGCTGTAGGGCCCACCATTCCCGAGCTTTCTCCCCCACCTCACCTCTCACTCCCCCGCGTCGGCGGCTCCGGTTTCCCCCCACCACGACCCTACTAAATGGCAGCCGGATCTCGGCGACAGCACCGCCGGAGATGAAGCGCCGCCATCTCCCgccggtcctcctcctcctcgcgctctcgctcctctccctctccttccgcCGCCACCTGTTCCTCCCCCGAGGCCCATCCCCGTACGCCGCCGACGCGCTCCTCCGCCGGCTCGCCACCACCGACGTCGGCGGGGACCAGGTCGTGGCCGAGGCGGCCGCGCTCTTCGCCAACGCCTCGGTATCCTCCTTCCCCAGCCTCGGcaaccaccaccgcctcctctaCCTCCGCCTCCCTTACCACAGCAACACCACCTCCGCCCCGCGGCAGCGGGTTGTCTCCCGCCTCCGCGTCCCCTTCGACACGCTCCCCAGCGACGAgtccctcctcgccgccttccGCGCCTCCCTCCGCTCCTTCCACCTCgcgcaccgtcgccgccggggcggcgatGTCGCCGGCGTCATGGGCGAACTCGCGGGCCAACTCGGTCGCCCGCGGCGCTTCCCCACCTGCGCCGTCGTGGGGAACAGCGGCATCCTCCTCGGCTCCGGCCGGGGCGCGCAGATCGACGCGCACGACCTCGTCATCCGCCTCAACAACGCCCGCGTCGCGGGATACGCCGCCGACGTCGGCACCAAGACCTCCATCTCCTTCGTCAACTCCAACATCCTCCACTACTGCGCCGTCCGCTCTGCAATCACCACCCCCGGCTGCTCCTGCCACCCCTACGGCCGCACGGTCCCCATGGCCATGTACGTCTGCCAGCCGGCGCACCTCCTCGACGCACTCATCTGCAACGCCACCGCCACGCCGGCGTCCCCGTTCCCGCTGCTCGTCACCGACGCGCGCCTCGACGCGCTGTGCGCGCGCATCGCCAAGTACTACTCGATGCGGCGGCTCGTCTCCACGACTGGGGAGCCGCCGGGCAACTGGACGCGGAGGCACGACGAGAGGTACTTCCACTACTCCTCGGGGCTGCAGGCGGTGGTGATGGCCCTGGGGGCCTGCGACGAGGTGAGCCTGTTCGGGTTCGGGAAGGCGGTGGGAGCCAAGCACCATTACCACACCAACCAGAAGAAGGAGCTCGACCTGCACGACTACGAGGCCGAGTACCAGTTCTACCGCGACCTCCAGGCGCGGCCGGAGGCTGTGCCATTCCTCGACGAGGCACCGGGCTTCAAGATGCCGCCAGTGAAGCTCTACTGGTGACCGGTGAGGTCAGTAACCTGTAATTGTTAGCTAGTGTAATGTGTTTGTTGTACAATTTTTATAATTTGACTGATAGGGGTGTTTAGGCACAGAGAAATGTGTAGATTATGTCAATTCAAAGGGAAGGAGAGAATGTCTAGATGTTTCAGATTGAGGACCATGTGAGGAAGAGGGGGGAAATGTAGCTCAATTTTGTGTTGATCAAGAAGAATTGATCAAATTGGTGGTAACAGTTCTTGTTCATGTATTTGGTACACCACAATTGTATACTTGATTGGACATCGAGGAAAATGTAAATTAAGCGCAATGGAAATGTACTGAATCTGGTGTTAACTATCTGAAAATGTGTATGAAAAAATATTTGCTACAAGGAGGGGTTATGTTTTTGCCAATTCAAGGTGCTGATGGCGAAGCCGTACTGGTGATTGTTTCTCTTGTGCGTTATACTGTAATTGTGCTTTTGTACAATTCTCAAACTTGATTGATAGAGGTGTTTAGCCAGAGGAAAAGGCTGTAAACTAGGGGCAGTTCAAAGAGAATGAGAGTCAGTTTGAGATAGATGTGTCTAATTTGGGAAACTTAGCTCAGGTTTTAAAGAGGAATGCAGCTCAATTTTGTGTTGATTAGATGGTTCAAATTGGTTATAATCGGTGATATATTTGTTGTAAAATGTTACTCTTGATTGAAACTAGCTGGCATTTTGGTATCTTCGTTTGCGCCCTGCTTATAAAAGGATAACTGTACAAGTAAAAAGTCACTATCAGATAGTGTAACTGATGACCAATCACTACTATGATCCAACGAAAATGGTGTGAGTTGCGTACGCACTGCTATTTTTTATCTGAAGTCCAATAAGGTGGTAGCACTGCTATTTTTATGACTGATGCAGTTACGGTCAGTGCTCTAGGGTCTGTTAGGACGGAGGGACGGGACGGACGGGATGACCCTGTCCACTGGACGATCTCTGGGTCGTATTTGATTGGAGGGATGAGTCCTGAATGGTTCCGtcccatgtttggttggagtAATTGGGATGTATGGATGGATATAATCACTCATTGAATTTAGTTGGTAAGGTTACCTCTCATGCAGAACTTCGTGACCATTTCTTTAGCACTAACTGAATACATATGAATACATTCCATCTCACGCTATTTCACGCTAGAACTTCAAGACCATGTCACGCCAGAACTTCAAGACCATCTTACGCCATTTCACGCCAGAACTTCTAAGACCATCTCACGCCACAAGTACACCAGTAATACATTCCATAACAACACATATCAATAAACCATACCGAAATGAGCACAATCCAATCACACATCAATAAACCATACCATGCATTCCATAACTGAAATGAGCACAATCCAACCACTCAGTACCATGTTTAAGGTCATCCGTAACAGTCCTAGCTAATTGCTAGCTAGGAGCCATCCAACTCAGCGCTAAATAGCTAGCAGTCCATGCAACTATCTATATAGTGCTAGctatttgttatttttagtaCTTTCATGCACAGAGAGAGAACGGATGTGCTGGCGATTTGGCGCATCGTCGCGCATGCGAGCTGAGCGACGAGCAAGTCGCCGGCTCGAATATTTTTGCACCTTCTCTTTCCTCCACATAGGATACATGCTGAGCTGTACACTCAAATAGCTAGCTGACTCAACACCATTGCGGACGCCCTAAGAGGGTTACAGCCCACAAAGCTAACAAATTTAAAGCAAATTGAAAGCACAGTGCACTGTTAGTGGTACAAGCAAAAGAAAGGTCGCAACCATAAGTTCAACTTGTGATTCTTTAACATCCAGGAAACTTGTCGGCGATGAAGAAGGCAACCCAGTTCAACTTGTGATTGAAAGGCAGCTTGTAGAAGGCCTTAGCAATGTGAGGATTAGCAACCAGGTATGCATAATAGTATGATATGTGTGCCTCCTCAAAGCCTGGAAGGCTTGTCAGGACATTAAACAGATCTTCAGGCAACTCATCTGCTggagggggtggaggagggggtgtAGGAGCAGCAACCTTCTCTATAGCATTGGAGAGCTTCTCACCAACATACTTGAGTACACCAACCAAAGTACTGTCATCTTCAATGTCAATAATTGTCTTGGCTCTCTTGGGCTTACTAGCATATGATGATGCCCCATTATCATCAGGAGTGTCCTCTTTCTCTTCAGTTTCACCATCTTCAGTACCAAGAGGATCAATTGAGCTCTTCGCATATTTTCTTGTAGCCATGGTGTTACTGAAGATTATAGACATTTCATTGTAGTGCGCCAAAGGTTTGTTTAAGTACGTAGCATCAGATTTGTGATCCTACAAGAAAAACTAAATGTATTAATATGGTACATATAAGAGCAGTAGAGTACTATAAAACAAATGTTGCAATTTTACCTTAATATACCCATTACAGTGCTCCTGATCAAGAGAAATTATACTGTTGTCTTCATCCTACAAAGCAGCACTCAAATTTTGAAGCCTCATTATATTTTTGTACTTGCGCTGCTATGTCTTCAAATGGTTTTAATCTATTCTCCACTAAGGCTGGTCTTGCATTGGTCATTCAGAGCACGAGCACACATATTGAAATGCACTTTCTTGAAATTTCCTGATGTCCTAGTACCACTGACTATCAAATTGGACAGGTAAGAAAGCATGAAAGTGGACATGTTTGATGCCCAGGAAGTAATGCCATTCCCATCAGAATGCTCCCCTTTTCCCTCATCCTCCATTTCCTGTCATCCattagtttcatacatataaaTCCAAACAAGGTACAAACTGATTATTGTCCATACAAACTGAAAATTGTCCACACAAATGAATACAAACAAGATATAGTTTTCATTGTGGTTCCGACGGTCTGCCCATATGTGATCAGCAATTTGCTGCCTAAAACCAACCATGGCAGCATGTTCATTTACTTGGCCAGATGATGGTGTAGAGTGGTTTTGAACCGGCCAATCTGATTCTTGTATGATTAGCTCATCGCTGCCATCTTGTACAACCCAGTTGTGGATAATGCAGCAAGCTACAACAATATCTACTTGAGTAGGAAAGGGAAAAATGGTTTTGCATCATCAAGTATTTTGAACCTCCTCTTTAATGACCCAAATGCCTGCTCTACTATGATACGAAGACTGGAGTGCCTAAGGT
This portion of the Setaria viridis chromosome 7, Setaria_viridis_v4.0, whole genome shotgun sequence genome encodes:
- the LOC117862571 gene encoding sialyltransferase-like protein 2 gives rise to the protein MKRRHLPPVLLLLALSLLSLSFRRHLFLPRGPSPYAADALLRRLATTDVGGDQVVAEAAALFANASVSSFPSLGNHHRLLYLRLPYHSNTTSAPRQRVVSRLRVPFDTLPSDESLLAAFRASLRSFHLAHRRRRGGDVAGVMGELAGQLGRPRRFPTCAVVGNSGILLGSGRGAQIDAHDLVIRLNNARVAGYAADVGTKTSISFVNSNILHYCAVRSAITTPGCSCHPYGRTVPMAMYVCQPAHLLDALICNATATPASPFPLLVTDARLDALCARIAKYYSMRRLVSTTGEPPGNWTRRHDERYFHYSSGLQAVVMALGACDEVSLFGFGKAVGAKHHYHTNQKKELDLHDYEAEYQFYRDLQARPEAVPFLDEAPGFKMPPVKLYW
- the LOC117864950 gene encoding uncharacterized protein is translated as MDAFSDQSISSLTSNLKFITDVPSAHCKVAANQQGVVLQVAVSKDEDNSIISLDQEHCNGYIKDHKSDATYLNKPLAHYNEMSIIFSNTMATRKYAKSSIDPLGTEDGETEEKEDTPDDNGASSYASKPKRAKTIIDIEDDSTLVGVLKYVGEKLSNAIEKVAAPTPPPPPPPADELPEDLFNVLTSLPGFEEAHISYYYAYLVANPHIAKAFYKLPFNHKLNWVAFFIADKFPGC